In the Primulina tabacum isolate GXHZ01 chromosome 7, ASM2559414v2, whole genome shotgun sequence genome, TAAATTATAATAGGAAAttagaaattaattaataattatttcggCAGTGAGCATATTTGAtcttagagtaggtctcttgtgagacgatctcacgaaactttatctgtgagacgggtcaactctaccgatattcacaataaaaagtaatagtctTAGGATAAaaggtaatattttttcataaatgacccaaataagatatcagtctcataaaatacgactcgtgagaccgtctcacacaagtttttgattTGATTCTTAATTAGGCCTACTCGGATTCGGTTCAGGATCCGACACAAGTAATTTTAGGGTAGCAGTCTGTGAACTGGATAGGCCCAATATACACATACATCTTCCGGCCCAATTCATCCCTGGCGGTGCTTGGCTTGCTCGCCCTTAGCTTTTAAATCGCTAAAAGAAAACGCGATGAAAGAGTTTACTGAAACGCGATTTAACATTTTTCATATAGTACCTCTTGCTGCGAAATCGCGAAGCAGCTCCCTCTCGTTTCGTGAAACCCAAGTTCTCTAGCTCCCTCTCAACTTAGCTTTAACCGGTGCAAAGTTAGTTCAATTTCTTCCACCTTCTGATTAATccgttgttttttttttttgcggtGTTAGGTTTTTAATCGATGTTATATTATCGGAATCTGGTCCTTAGAAGATAAATGTAGTGTTTTTCCGCGGCTGATTTCCCTGTTTGTGAGTGAAGAAGGAATTGGTGTCAGGTGTTGGGGGAATTTTCTTcttgtttgatgattttataTAGTTATTGGTGCATGTGATTGGTGGGACTATGCATATTTTCTGATGAACGCCTATATTTCATGTGTCTGCCGTAAAATGTTGAATATTTTGTATCTATTTCATAAATTTATTTCTGTTTTGTAGCTTTTATCGCATATGTGTTATAACTCTGCATTGTCTCTGTGTGCTCTTATTGATGGTGTTGGAGTTTACTGTCTTACAGTGGCACAAAGCGTATCACCCCTAAAACGCTTCAATGAGCGAGCAGTCCCATTCGAGTGGGACATTGGGATAGTTGTAACCCAAGAGGAGAAGCTTAAACCAAATTATCAACTTTTTTATTGGAGAGTCCCTTGAATTTATTAGTTACTCCATGACCATATGTGAAACCAATATGGGATCACAACATTGTCAGCTCCTTTAGACTCCATGAGGTCCCTAAACCCTAGAATCCAGCTTGTTAAATGAACATGAGTCACATTATGGACACTGGTCCAATAATAGTCCCTCCCTGCATAAATAAACATTTCGTGTGTGGACTCTTTAAGGAGAGCACCAATGTTAGGCTATATGCCAAGAATAGAACCCAAACCCAACTAATCTTTTATTGGGAGAATCTTTCTACCTTATTAGCCTCTTGTAATTGCTTGTGGAGATGATGTAGGATCACAATAGATTCGTAGACTTCATTTACTCGTCCATCCATATTTCTACTTTTACTTGTTCTTCCTTTTGTGTGTTGCTACTATCTGGCTCCGACAATCTTAATTTTGTGCATCTTTGTCTTGCCACTATACTTGGGTCACAAAGAATCCCTATGTATAGAACTTACGTTTGTTAGTATAACTAAACTCGTGTGATTTTCACGTGTGGGGTTACCCGCAATTAAGCTTCTTAGAATTCATTTGGTATGTGAGCATGTGGTCAATGATTTATGTACAATAGAAAGTTTCTTCCTCCATAATTCACCTTAGGTGGACTCTAAGTTACCACAGATTTGATTACCAGATGGAAAGAGTATAGGCAGTCTGTTGATAATTAGTTGTGTCCTATTTAGATTGCTTGATATGCCATATTCCGTGTTAGAGTTCATTTTTTAGCTGAACCTGCTTGAAGTTCTTATAACTTTAAAAATAGAACTTGTTCAAACTAATCAGGTTTCATTTCCCATTGTTTCACGGTTTAGAAGAACAAGGTTGgtgaaaattcatccagggcGACTTTCAGTCAACAGCGTTAGTATACTACCTGTAATGCTGATGTCATCACCGGCAAATGTATTAATATGTATCACTGATTATGCAAAGCTTGCAGGCCTAGTGAATGCACCTTATCGtgttttcctttttttaaaTTCTAAGCCAAAAAATATCACTGTTGTATGTGGTGCTCGTTAAGGGATGGTTATCCAATTGTGTTCGGTTGGTGTTAATGGGTTGATAACTTTATCTCTATTTATTTATGTCTCACGCCTAGAatataacattttaattatatagGGAAGTGTCAGGCAAAGTTCTAAAATTTTGTCTGACTGTGCCTGTAGGTCATGTATCTGTTTTTTCGAGGTGGTGTATTATCTCCTTTTATTAAGTATATCGTTGTACCTTACGTTATTGATTCCACTCTTCTTGACATGGTAAACCTTCTGTATCTTTTTCGACAGATGTCTCGAAGATATGATAGCCGTACAACAATCTTTTCCCCAGAAGGTCGGCTTTACCAGGTTGAGTATGCAATGGAAGCAATTGGAAATGCAGGGAGCGCCATTGGGATTTTGAGTACAGATGGAGTTGTCCTAGTTGGCGAAAAGAAAGTTGTTTCTAAACTGCTCGAGACCTCAACATCAGTTGAGAAGATGTATAAGATTGATGACCACGTAGCATGTGCTGTTGCTGGGATCATGTCTGATGCCAACATTCTTATCAACACAGCCAGGCTCCAGGCCCAGCGTTATGCATATGCTTACCAAGAACCGATGCCAGTTGAACAACTGGTTCAGTCTCTATGTGACACCAAGCAAGGCTACACGCAGTTTGGTGGCCTCCGCCCCTTTGGTGTTTCATTCCTGTTTGCAGGCTGGGACAAAAATTACGGATTTCAGCTTTACATGAGCGACCCTAGTGGGAATTTCAGTGGTTGGAAGTCTGCAGCAATTGGAGCTAACAATCAGGCCGCACAATCTATCCTTAAGCAGGATTACAAAGACGACATGACTAGAGAAGAGGCAGTACAGCTTGCAATAAAGGTTCTCAGCAAGACGATGGATAGCACAAGTCTCAACTCAGAAAAGCTTGAATTGTCGGAGATTTTTCTGTCTTCTGGGAAAGTGAAGTTTCAGGTGTGGTCAGCTGATAAACTCAACAAGCTGTTGGTAAAGTCTGGGTTGACACAACCTGCTGCTGATACCTGAGTTATTTCAATACCTGAGTTATTTCAAAACAAAACTTGCTATGTGCTTTAATTTTTCAGATTAAGTTGACGCGTGTTACTCGGTTCTTGTTCTGGTTCTTGTTTGCAAAAACACATTTGATGTGCATCTACTCTGTTAAGAcgatttcattgcatattttgtTCTCGTCTTTGTGATTCTATGACGTTAAAAGAATTTATCAGAAGCCCCAATTATATGGATCCGGATTCTCAAAAATTCATATTGTTGGATTACATCCATAAAAAGAAACCCGTGTGACTCTAAGTTGTGATACTATTGAGCTTATTGGAGTTTATATTCCACACTGTTCGATGAACATTTATAGATGGTTTTATCCAAATACTGTCACCGCTAATGAGATTACTCCCTTTGACAAACAATGATTAATAAGATTCGTTTGAAGTCGTTTTGATTTGCCTAATAAAATATATCAAGTTGTCTCCAATCCCCGTGTAATTATTGAACCAAAAATAGAATTCTTACTCTTCTAAAAAATATGAATTCTTATCCTATCAAAATGCATTGAATAGATCCAGCATCTTCTAGGTGCTGGTTGGATAATTTTCTTACACTTTAGGAATATCACCATACATCTACGGCATCTTTATAATATGTGGgtcaatcaattttttttattttaagaaaccCAATAAAAggtttccaaaaaaaaaacccaTCAAAACGACAAGTAATCTACCTATCTTGCCCTAACATTTGGCACTTTAAGAAACCTTATAATAACCGTATAAAAAATCAATAGAATTGCGAATTTTGATAATGTAGTgttgataaaaaaaaagtttaaaaaaatttgtggcaaaaaaatttcaattaaatgagttaatttgattcatatttaaaatgaaaagtaatatttttaacataaaatataatattttttataaatcatgTCGAGTTGAAGATCTGTCTAACAAAATTGAACGTAGACGGTAGAGTTTTTGTGTCACTGGCAAATGTCTATAGTAAATTTGATATTTGTTTTGCAATTTATGATAtgtcatttattttttaatcaaattggaaataataaattattggaATTTTGAAAGACATTAGTTTGTGTCAAAAGAAAATTAGTTTTGCTTGGTCAATTAAAGTCAAGATTGAATATTATcgtaatattatttaatattattgtatatatttatttatgagaaCAGTTGGACGGATATTAATGCATCCAGTGCAAAGATTATCATCATTACAGCACATCCACATAAATAAAGACAAACCAATATAAGTGGCATATATATAATTCCCATTATTAAAATACTCCTACTACAAATCGAACCGACCCAATTCCGAAGCGTTTGCAATTTGCAAAACCCCTTCAAGATTCGCATAATCTTACTGCATTATGGAAGCTGATGTTTCAATTCTGAAAAGCCTCGGCAGTTATTTTTAAAGATAAAAGGTTCTGTTTTGTCCGAGTGTAAGCGGGGGGTTTTCGGGTTTTTGTTGGAAAAAATTGAGATCTTTACGGTTAGAAAATATGTTGAAATTCTGGGGATTTTTCCGCTGCCTTTTCTGTTTAATGTGTTCTTTCACGGCTTTTGGGAAGGTGGTTTTGATTGGCAACAATGTTACTTCTTCTTTTCAAGACATTGAAGCTAATTTTGGttagtttaattattattatttttcttgcgaattatttgaattttgtatCAGGTGGTAAAACCAATCTATTTTGTTGTTTTGGGATTTCGCAGGTGATTCAATATGCGCTTGATTTGAGTCTTTTCTTTCTGTGACGAAACTGTTTCTTGTTTTTCATCATTGATCTGTTTGGATCCCGTTAGATTTTTCTCTTTGTTGATATTGGTTCaactttaagttattttaattactaGTGATGGAAAGACACAAACTTTATCTGATGAAACTTGAGATTGTGTAAATGTGaggtttatatattttaatgcttATACTTAGCTGGGGAATTCTGGATTTGGTGTTCAAGTTTATTGAGTCAGATGGGTCACTTCTCTTGCAAAAGGATGATCCAATTCTCCGACATGATGTTTGAGATCATACGTGCAAAGTACTTCCTTACTATCGAGCGATTTCGCGTAGAATTGAGGATCTGTATTTCAGCAAATTAATGAAACTGTCAGGCATTAGCTTATTTTCTTGGCTGAATTCCGACAATAACAGATAGCAAGAAACTGTGTTGAGATAGAAGTATATGGATTGGATACATATTCTTTTTTGTGCGGTTATATTTGAGAACTTCGAAGACTGTATTTCTATTCGCGACAGTGTCTCGAATAACAAGTAAAGAGTTAGGTTAGTATCCTGATTTGTTTTGTGTTTGCTGATACAAGTCTGTTGTG is a window encoding:
- the LOC142551737 gene encoding proteasome subunit alpha type-4-like, producing MSRRYDSRTTIFSPEGRLYQVEYAMEAIGNAGSAIGILSTDGVVLVGEKKVVSKLLETSTSVEKMYKIDDHVACAVAGIMSDANILINTARLQAQRYAYAYQEPMPVEQLVQSLCDTKQGYTQFGGLRPFGVSFLFAGWDKNYGFQLYMSDPSGNFSGWKSAAIGANNQAAQSILKQDYKDDMTREEAVQLAIKVLSKTMDSTSLNSEKLELSEIFLSSGKVKFQVWSADKLNKLLVKSGLTQPAADT